The window aaattttcaatagaTTGATGTATCATTATTCTAATCACTTAAACGTTCTGAATTCCAAATTAAAAGgtaaaaaatgtataaataaacataaataTTAAACCTGGACTATTGTcatacatacatacatacatacatacatatatactATCTAAAATTTACCTTGCATTTCTGGTACAatgtttttgattttgCCAGTTTCAAAGTAATTTTCAACGTTTTCCACAACAATATTTTCCATTCTTAATATAGTTTCTACGGTATGTGTACCCATATGAGGTAAACCTAAAACTTGTGGCATTTCCAATAGTTCTTTTGGAACAGTGGGTTCGTGTTCAAAAACATCTAGACCAGCACTTCTAACTTTACCGGATTTCAAAGCATCAATTAAAGCGGCTTCATCAATAACAGCCCCTCTGGCAgtattaacaataacaacaccGTCTTTCATTTTACCAAAAGCCTCTTTATTCAAAATGTGTCTGGTGCCTGCATTTAATGGAATATTGACACTGATTACATCACTCTGAGCCAACAATTCGTCAAAGGTAACATATTCACAGCCATTTTCTAAATCTGAGCTTAATTTATGTCTATTATGGTAAATGAATTTGGCAAAACCAAATGGTTTTAATCTATCAACAATGGTTCTACCAATCCCACCCAAACCTAAAACACCGACGATTTTACCTTGTGGATCATGACCAATTGGTGTACCAGCTGCAGGGGCGGTAGCATTTCCTTTTGCATCAGCCCATTTACCCTCTAATAGTAACCTATTACCAATGGAAAAGTTTCTTAAAGCACctaataaaaggaaaacgTGATCATCAGCAGTGGCTTCATTAACAGCATGAGGAACATGTCCAACCTGAATGCCCCTTTCTAAAAACCATTTAACATCGATTTGGTCATATCCGGCACCCATATGTTGAATCCCTTTACAGGTTGAGGGTAATGCTTCACATAATTCCTTATCAAACCTACCAGTTTGTTTGACTGATGCAAAAGTTCTGGTAATGAATTGAACTTTGCTCAATGGAGAGTTGGGATCTTTTAAACCAGCCAAGAATGTTTCCCTAGTGGTTGAATCTGGAACAGTGATTATTTCAGCCTTAGAACCTAATCTTTCCCAGGCT is drawn from Saccharomycodes ludwigii strain NBRC 1722 chromosome V, whole genome shotgun sequence and contains these coding sequences:
- the GOR1 gene encoding glyoxylate reductase (similar to Saccharomyces cerevisiae YNL274C | GOR1 | GlyOxylate Reductase), whose protein sequence is MSPKPIVLRLGKFLFAKEAWERLGSKAEIITVPDSTTRETFLAGLKDPNSPLSKVQFITRTFASVKQTGRFDKELCEALPSTCKGIQHMGAGYDQIDVKWFLERGIQVGHVPHAVNEATADDHVFLLLGALRNFSIGNRLLLEGKWADAKGNATAPAAGTPIGHDPQGKIVGVLGLGGIGRTIVDRLKPFGFAKFIYHNRHKLSSDLENGCEYVTFDELLAQSDVISVNIPLNAGTRHILNKEAFGKMKDGVVIVNTARGAVIDEAALIDALKSGKVRSAGLDVFEHEPTVPKELLEMPQVLGLPHMGTHTVETILRMENIVVENVENYFETGKIKNIVPEMQGKF